A single window of Xiphophorus hellerii strain 12219 chromosome 12, Xiphophorus_hellerii-4.1, whole genome shotgun sequence DNA harbors:
- the elac1 gene encoding zinc phosphodiesterase ELAC protein 1 — MSMDMTFLGTGSAYPSPHRGASAVVLRTDGECWLFDCGEGTQTQLMKSQLRAGRITKVFISHLHGDHLFGLPGLLCTVSLNTNPDMEQSLKCVDIYGPRGLRKFLRVTLGLTGSQLLFSYAVHELESTPDQSPEDGQLSLEMTVNSSPPHPQEQPGRTIPLDVSDDCYLLFQDNKFVVKAFRLFHRIPSFGFCIQEHGRPGKLKKELLKELGLKPGPLYGRLKAGESLVLDSGRLLHPSEVLEADIPGRKVCVFGDCSSVIGEGAFRLCDRADVLVHEATLGNEHREKAVDHGHSTPEMAAAVARTCSARRLVLYHFSQRYKPSSLQKEGDEDEVSELKKQADQALQDTGVEVILAEDFMTIPIPLIRQPSS; from the exons ATGTCCATGGATATGACTTTCCTCGGAACCGGGTCGGCTTATCCGTCTCCTCACCGCGGCGCCTCGGCCGTGGTGCTGCGGACGGACGGGGAGTGCTGGCTGTTTGACTGCGGAGAGGGAACCCAGACCCAACTGATGAAGAGCCAGCTCAGAGCCG GGCGCATCACTAAGGTGTTCATCTCCCACCTGCATGgcgatcacctgttcgggttgcCTGGTCTCCTCTGCACCGTGAGCCTCAACACCAACCCCGACATGGAGCAGAGCCTGAAATGTGTGGACATCTACGGGCCCCGGGGCCTCAGGAAGTTTCTCAGAGTGACTCTTGGGCTCACAGGGTCACAGCTGCTCTTCTCATATGCAG TGCATGAACTGGAGTCCACGCCAGACCAGAGTCCAGAAGATGGACAGCTGAGTCTGGAG ATGACTGTGAACTCCAGTCCTCCCCATCCACAGGAGCAGCCTGGCAGGACGATTCCTCTGGACGTTTCCGACGACTGTTACCTCCTTTTCCAAGACAACAAGTTTGTTGTCAAGGCCTTCAGGCTGTTTCACCGCATCCCTTCCTTTGGCTTCTGCATCCAGGAACATGGTCGTCccggaaaactgaaaaaagaactactgaaggagcTCG GTCTTAAACCAGGCCCTCTGTATGGCCGTCTCAAAGCTGGCGAGTCTCTGGTTCTTGACAGTGGACGTTTACTGCATCCCAGTGAGGTTCTGGAAGCAGATATTCCCGGGAGGAAAGTCTGTGTGTTCGGAGACTGTAGCTCGGTGATCGGTGAAGGAGCTTTCCGTCTGTGCGACAGGGCGGACGTTCTGGTCCACGAGGCCACCCTTGGGAACGAGCACCGGGAGAAAGCTGTGGACCACGGACACAGCACGCCTGAGATGGCAGCGGCCGTGGCTCGGACTTGCTCTGCACGGAGGCTGGTCCTTTATCATTTCAGTCAGCGCTACAAACCCAGTTCCCTACAGAAGGAGGGAGACGAGGACGAGGTCTCAGAGCTCAAGAAGCAAGCTGACCAGGCTTTACAGGACACTGGGGTAGAGGTGATTCTGGCAGAGGACTTTATGACTATCCCCATTCCCCTCATAAGACAACCGTCCAGTTAA
- the me2 gene encoding NAD-dependent malic enzyme, mitochondrial, whose product MLSRLRTSWSLRPCVSVCRWAYTKVKGRPLMLNPRTNKGMAFTLQERQILGIHGMLPPKVESQDIQAMRFQKNLKKMTDPLEKYIYLMGIQERNERLFYRVLMEDIEELMPIVYTPTVGLACTQYGHIFRKPKGLFISILDRGHVRSILDNWPETSVAAVVVTDGERILGLGDLGCYGMGIPVGKLCLYTACAGIRPEKCLPVVIDVGTDNETLLKDPFYMGLYQRRDRSQAYDDLIDEFMEAVVEKYGQDTLIQFEDFGNHNAFRFLRKYREKYCTFNDDIQGTASVALAGLLAAQRAIGKPLTEHRVLFLGAGEAALGIASLIVMAMMELGLTQAEAREKIWMYDAHGLLVKDRAHKTDANQEVFLHDSPGTVQTFLDAVNTIKPTAIIGVAGAGPLFTHDVIKAMGSLNERPIIFALSNPTNKAECTAEEAYTITNGRCLFASGSPFDAVTLSDGRVFIPGQGNNAYIFPGVAMAVVLSGVRHICDTVFLEAAKTLAEQLSDKELAEGRLYPPLSNIREVSLQIAVKVMEFVYAKGMAFRYPEPLDKNGFVRATAWNTDYDSLLPDTYDWPGVSFNPIK is encoded by the exons GGTATGGCCTTCACCCTGCAGGAGCGACAGATTCTGGGGATTCATGGTATGTTGCCTCCCAAAGTGGAGTCTCAGGACATTCAGGCTATGCGCTTTCAGAAGAATCTCAAGAAGATGACAGATCCCCTGGAAAA GTACATCTACCTGATGGGGATCCAAGAAAGGAATGAGAGGCTTTTCTATAGGGTGTTGATGGAAGACATTGAGGAACTAATGCCCATTGTTTATACTCCTACTGTGGGATTGGCTTGCACACAGTATGGACACATATTTAGGAAACCAAA gggtttgtttatttcaattcTGGATAGAGGACATGTCCGCTCCATCCTAGATAACTGGCCAGAAACAAGTGTAGCA GCCGTAGTAGTAACTGATGGAGAACGTATTTTAGGCTTGGGAGACCTGGGTTGTTATGGAATGGGCATACCTGTTGGGAAACTCTGTCTTTACACCGCCTGTGCTGGCATTAGACCTGAGAAATGTCTTCCTGTGGTGATAGACGTTGGCACAGACAATGAG ACTCTTCTCAAAGACCCCTTCTACATGGGCCTGTATCAGCGACGGGATCGGTCTCAAGCATATGATGACCTAATTGATGAGTTCATGGAAGCAGTTGTGGAAAAATATGGACAGGACACACTGATTCAGTTTGAGGACTTTGGGAATCACAACGCATTCCGCTTCCTTCGGAAGTACAGGGAAAAATACTGCACCTTCAACGATGATATTCAAG GGACTGCATCTGTAGCACTGGCTGGTCTGTTAGCAGCTCAGAGGGCCATTGGCAAACCCCTCACCGAACACCGTGTTCTCTTCCTGGGAGCCGGAGAG GCTGCTCTTGGTATTGCCAGTCTGATTGTGATGGCCATGATGGAGTTGGGACTTACCCAAGCAGAGGCCAGAGAAAAGATCTGGATGTATGACGCTCATGGTTTACTCGTGAAG GACAGAGCACACAAAACAGATGCCAACCAGGAGGTCTTTCTTCACGACAGTCCGGGGACAGTACAGACCTTCCTAGATGCTGTTAACACTATCAAACCCACTGCTATCATTG gtgtgGCAGGAGCCGGGCCTCTCTTTACCCATGATGTCATCAAAGCCATGGGATCCTTAAATGAGCGGCCAATTATATTTGCCTTGAGTAATCCAACGAATAAAGCAGAGTGCACAGCAGAGGAAGCCTACACGATAACTAAT GGTAGATGTTTGTTTGCTAGTGGCAGTCCATTTGATGCAGTCACACTGAGCGATGGTCGTGTGTTTATACCAGGACAAGGGAACAATGCTTACATCTTCCCAg GTGTTGCTATGGCTGTGGTCCTGAGTGGAGTGAGACATATCTGTGATACTGTATTCTTGGAGGCTgccaag ACGCTTGCTGAGCAGCTATCAGATAAAGAGCTTGCAGAGGGAAGGCTCTATCCTCCTCTTTCCAACATCAGAGAAGTTTCTCTTCAGATTGCTGTCAAG GTGATGGAGTTCGTCTATGCCAAAGGCATGGCGTTCCGTTACCCTGAACCTCTAGACAAGAACGGCTTTGTGCGTGCCACTGCGTGGAACACAGACTACGACTCCTTACTGCCAGATACTTATGATTGGCCAGGTGTTAGCTTCAATCCTATCAAATAG